One part of the Nostoc sp. PCC 7120 = FACHB-418 genome encodes these proteins:
- a CDS encoding acetate--CoA ligase family protein produces MVQETSTDLVRINARKTDVFDLFNCLYYVGSNPYLDTGALVFDFAVVEDRKLLPIEDYITRVGDRYPHLREQNYESYAHLFAQTVSEVGKLDMNLHFHRWSVKPYSKYTKIAVQSLHERTIRSVVYLVWDWFEAINQDDDFFWDDQLVTLQNRFRQSVYGGPTVYALLRTAYEKGIPTFYLWDEGLMQYGWGKKHIRGVATTFNCDSHIDSDFTTRKDDCKAFLHTLGFPVPQGEIVYSPKEARQVAKDIGYPVAVKPVVGHKGIGVTADVKDVDELEVAYDRALEAIPENEPARIIVEKSIKGKDFRLLCVNGRFVAATERHPASVVGDGDSTIWELIQKENRKAVRLDTPTSPMSKIIVDDAMEHYLEEQRLSLKTVLDKGETVHLRKVANLSAGGMSINATHAIHDDNIILAQDIAQYFRLTCLGIDVIAEDLSESWKVGNFAIIEINAAPGVMMHLNPAVGESVDVPSHILETFFESGLDARIPIMTFNKISVEELQTTIDHILLQHPEWTIGAVCRDAVFVNRSQKVLRDDYNSNIQSLLRNPKLDLLIAEYPEDTLEEDGMFYQGSNLVVLDNPSETEMMLARDVFDGSTIVIKKEKDVSIRRKGLIEDYTLGEDEPFTRVYLKEIGTIL; encoded by the coding sequence ATGGTTCAGGAAACAAGCACCGATTTAGTCCGCATTAATGCCAGAAAGACAGATGTATTTGATCTCTTCAACTGTCTGTATTATGTTGGTTCAAATCCCTATCTAGATACAGGGGCGCTAGTCTTTGATTTTGCTGTGGTGGAAGATAGAAAGCTTTTGCCTATTGAAGATTATATTACTAGAGTAGGCGATCGCTATCCCCATCTACGGGAGCAAAACTACGAATCCTATGCCCATTTATTTGCCCAAACTGTGTCAGAAGTGGGTAAACTAGACATGAATTTACACTTCCATCGCTGGAGTGTAAAACCGTACAGCAAATATACAAAAATTGCTGTTCAATCACTGCACGAACGCACAATCAGATCAGTTGTTTACCTAGTATGGGACTGGTTTGAAGCCATTAACCAAGATGATGACTTTTTCTGGGATGACCAGCTTGTCACCTTGCAAAATCGGTTTCGCCAATCTGTATACGGAGGCCCCACAGTTTACGCCTTATTGCGAACAGCCTACGAAAAAGGTATTCCCACCTTTTATCTGTGGGACGAAGGATTAATGCAATACGGCTGGGGAAAAAAACATATCCGGGGTGTAGCCACAACCTTTAATTGCGACAGCCATATTGATTCTGATTTCACCACTCGTAAAGATGACTGCAAAGCCTTTCTCCACACTTTGGGTTTTCCAGTACCACAAGGTGAAATCGTCTATTCGCCAAAAGAAGCTCGACAAGTAGCCAAAGACATCGGCTATCCAGTAGCAGTTAAGCCAGTGGTAGGTCACAAAGGAATTGGTGTCACCGCAGATGTCAAAGATGTAGACGAACTTGAAGTTGCTTATGATAGAGCATTAGAAGCGATTCCTGAAAATGAACCCGCACGCATAATTGTTGAAAAAAGCATCAAAGGCAAAGATTTTCGCTTGCTATGTGTTAATGGTCGATTTGTCGCCGCCACAGAACGTCATCCCGCATCGGTAGTTGGTGATGGTGACTCAACAATTTGGGAATTAATTCAGAAAGAAAACCGCAAAGCAGTGCGTTTAGACACTCCAACTTCACCGATGAGTAAGATTATCGTTGATGACGCAATGGAACACTATCTAGAAGAACAGCGCTTGTCATTAAAAACAGTACTTGACAAAGGTGAAACTGTTCACTTACGGAAAGTTGCTAATCTTTCAGCCGGAGGGATGAGCATCAATGCTACTCATGCTATCCATGATGACAACATTATCTTGGCGCAAGATATTGCTCAATATTTCCGTTTGACTTGTCTGGGAATTGATGTCATAGCTGAAGACCTTTCTGAGTCTTGGAAAGTTGGTAACTTTGCCATCATCGAAATCAACGCTGCACCAGGTGTAATGATGCACCTTAACCCAGCAGTAGGTGAAAGTGTTGACGTACCTTCCCACATTTTAGAAACATTTTTTGAGTCTGGTTTAGATGCCAGAATCCCGATTATGACCTTTAATAAAATCTCTGTGGAGGAATTGCAAACCACAATAGACCACATTTTGTTGCAACATCCAGAATGGACAATAGGGGCTGTTTGTCGTGATGCCGTTTTTGTCAACCGATCGCAAAAGGTACTGCGTGACGATTACAATAGCAACATCCAAAGTTTGCTACGTAATCCCAAGCTCGATTTATTAATTGCCGAATATCCAGAAGATACCCTAGAAGAAGACGGAATGTTTTATCAAGGGAGTAATTTGGTAGTTTTAGATAATCCCAGCGAAACAGAAATGATGTTGGCGCGGGATGTGTTCGATGGTTCTACCATCGTCATTAAAAAAGAAAAAGATGTTTCCATTCGGCGCAAAGGCCTAATAGAAGACTACACATTAGGTGAAGATGAACCATTCACACGGGTTTATCTCAAAGAAATTGGCACCATCCTATAA
- a CDS encoding 3-deoxy-7-phosphoheptulonate synthase codes for MHNKLTNANIENYHVLLTPNAVKEKLPLTETAAEIVLQFRCEIEKILDFQDRRKFIVVGPCSIHDPNAALEYAHKLKKLAERVQDKLLLIMRVYFEKPRTTVGWKGLINDPEMDDSFHVENGLLLARDLLIKLTELGLPTATEALDPIVPQYIGELITWAAIGARTTESQTHREMASGLSMPVGFKNGTDGNIQVALNALHSARMTHNFLGINPEGQVSVFETKGNAYGHVILRGGNQPNFDVASVKQVEEKLKQAQLPPRIVIDCSHGNTNKNYRLQSDVLENVVQQIVDGNTSIVGMMLESNLYEGNQPINCKREELKYGVSVTDPCIGWEQTEKIILAAYEKLN; via the coding sequence ATGCACAATAAATTAACTAACGCAAATATTGAAAATTATCACGTTCTCTTAACTCCAAACGCAGTAAAAGAAAAATTACCGTTAACAGAAACTGCGGCAGAAATAGTTTTACAGTTTAGATGTGAAATAGAGAAAATCTTAGATTTTCAAGATAGACGCAAATTTATAGTAGTTGGGCCTTGTTCCATTCATGACCCTAATGCAGCATTGGAATACGCCCATAAGTTAAAAAAATTAGCTGAACGTGTCCAGGATAAACTACTGTTGATTATGCGGGTGTATTTTGAAAAGCCCCGCACAACTGTAGGCTGGAAAGGATTAATTAATGATCCAGAAATGGATGATTCTTTTCATGTGGAAAATGGTTTATTGCTAGCCAGAGATTTACTGATCAAGCTAACAGAGTTAGGGCTACCCACCGCTACAGAAGCTCTAGACCCTATCGTACCCCAATATATTGGTGAATTGATCACATGGGCGGCGATCGGCGCACGCACAACAGAATCCCAGACTCACAGGGAAATGGCTAGTGGTCTGTCTATGCCCGTGGGCTTTAAAAATGGCACTGATGGTAATATTCAAGTAGCTTTAAATGCTTTACATTCTGCCAGAATGACTCATAATTTTTTGGGCATTAATCCTGAGGGACAGGTCAGTGTATTTGAAACGAAAGGTAATGCTTACGGTCATGTGATTTTGCGTGGGGGAAATCAACCTAATTTTGATGTTGCAAGTGTTAAACAAGTAGAAGAAAAATTAAAACAGGCTCAGTTACCTCCGAGAATTGTCATTGATTGTAGTCATGGTAATACTAATAAGAATTACAGGTTGCAATCTGATGTTTTAGAAAACGTTGTACAACAAATAGTTGATGGTAATACATCGATTGTGGGGATGATGCTGGAATCAAATTTATATGAAGGTAATCAACCCATTAACTGCAAACGGGAAGAATTGAAATATGGGGTTTCTGTAACTGACCCCTGTATCGGTTGGGAGCAAACGGAAAAAATTATCTTGGCTGCTTACGAAAAACTTAATTGA
- a CDS encoding TIGR03792 family protein, translating to MGVVIEFLRFKVEASLRESYIQKDAEIWTAALAKYPGFLGKEVWINPLESTEVIFIIRWETKEHWKTMPAADLEAIEQRFRQAVGDNYELVESGEYQVRKFLHN from the coding sequence ATGGGTGTGGTTATAGAATTTCTGAGGTTTAAAGTTGAAGCTAGCCTGCGAGAGAGTTATATCCAAAAGGATGCAGAGATTTGGACAGCAGCATTGGCCAAGTATCCAGGATTTTTGGGTAAAGAAGTTTGGATTAATCCCCTAGAATCCACAGAAGTTATTTTCATCATTCGTTGGGAAACTAAAGAACACTGGAAAACCATGCCAGCAGCAGATTTAGAGGCTATTGAACAAAGGTTTAGGCAAGCTGTGGGGGATAATTATGAATTAGTGGAATCTGGGGAGTATCAAGTACGGAAATTTCTCCATAACTAG
- a CDS encoding phasin family protein, with the protein MDSNNWLQQIMMLGIGTTSLVAEKLKEVSDELVKDGKLNPEQAKAVMDDIVQQLKTEQGTWDAQMQRQMRNMMQDLGVARQSEVDELRGRIDRLERQVRDLENKLWR; encoded by the coding sequence ATGGACAGCAACAATTGGTTGCAACAAATAATGATGCTTGGTATTGGTACAACTTCTTTGGTGGCGGAAAAACTCAAGGAGGTTAGTGATGAATTGGTCAAAGACGGTAAGCTTAATCCAGAGCAAGCCAAAGCTGTCATGGATGACATTGTACAGCAGTTAAAGACTGAGCAGGGAACATGGGATGCCCAAATGCAACGACAAATGCGAAATATGATGCAGGATTTAGGCGTGGCGCGTCAGTCGGAAGTGGATGAATTACGGGGGAGAATTGACCGTTTAGAACGTCAAGTGCGCGATTTAGAAAATAAGCTTTGGCGTTAG
- a CDS encoding FKBP-type peptidyl-prolyl cis-trans isomerase yields the protein MLACVVVLVLAQVGNKQDSAIAANLPQTPLATISVTENNTPIKKNIMSEASKPPVTTDSGLKYVEIEEGTGATPKSGQTVVVHYTGTLEDGTKFDSSRDRNRPFSFTIGVGQVIKGWDEGLSTMKVGGRRQLIIPSELGYGARGAGGVIPPYATLLFDVELLEVK from the coding sequence ATGCTGGCCTGTGTTGTGGTTTTGGTATTGGCACAAGTGGGGAATAAACAGGACTCTGCTATTGCTGCTAATTTACCTCAAACTCCACTAGCCACCATTAGCGTTACTGAAAACAATACTCCAATCAAGAAAAATATCATGTCTGAAGCCTCTAAGCCGCCTGTTACTACCGATTCTGGACTCAAATATGTGGAAATAGAAGAGGGAACTGGCGCGACTCCTAAAAGTGGACAAACCGTCGTAGTTCACTACACAGGTACTCTAGAAGATGGTACCAAGTTTGATAGCTCACGCGATCGCAATCGTCCCTTCAGCTTTACCATCGGCGTTGGACAAGTAATTAAAGGTTGGGATGAAGGACTTAGCACTATGAAAGTAGGTGGTCGTCGTCAATTAATCATCCCTTCAGAATTGGGTTATGGCGCTCGTGGTGCTGGTGGGGTGATTCCACCTTACGCAACCCTGCTGTTTGATGTGGAATTGTTGGAAGTGAAGTAG
- a CDS encoding replicative DNA helicase, with amino-acid sequence MAEELSFQGDGSNRLPPQNIEAEEAILGGILLDPEAIGRVSEVLITEAFYISAHRDIYQAALRLHAQGKPTDLLSVTSWLTDNELLTRIGGRNKLATLVDRTVSAVNIDALAGLVMEKYLRRQLIKAGNEIVHLGYETEKELPIVLDQAEQKVFGVTQERPQSGLVHIADTLINNFQEIEERNQGIALPGIPCGFYDLDAMTSGFQRSDLIIVAGRPSMGKTAFCLNLANNIAATMKLPVAVFSLEMSKEQLVQRLLASEAQIESGYLRSGRLSQTQWEPLSRAISMLSEMPIFIDDTPNITVTQMRSQARRLQAEQGVELGLIVIDYLQLMEGGGDNRVQELSKITRSLKGLARELSVPVIALSQLSRGVEARTNKRPMLSDLRESGCLTGDSLVTLAPGGLQIPIRELVGKSGFAIWALNQATLKLEKAIVSNAFSTGVKPVFTLTTRKGCKIRATANHKFLTIHGWRRLDELSIRQHLCLPRHIPSFDKQTMTYAEVALLGHLIGDGCTLPRHAIQYTTREIDLAENVFFLAKEVFGDAITPRISPERSWYQVYLSATQRLTRNLRNPVAKWLDSLGVFGLRSYEKFVPQELFSQPIELISCFLRHLWSTDGSIKLVGGKKPRPIAYYATSSYRLAVDVQTLLLKLGINATLKLVPQVGKGRNQYHVKITGKPDLDLFIKKVGAVGEYKLNSLQQIFEYLENCIHNTNRDIIPKDVWKKIVVPAMQSVQLTTRELHSNIGTSYCGLALYKANLSRERALKVAEVVQSSELLTLAKSDVYWDEIVSIEYSGEEEVFDLTVPGLHNFIANNIVVHNSIEQDADLVIMLYRDDYYNSDTPDRGLAEVIVAKHRNGPTGTVKLLFDPQFTKFKNLARSGY; translated from the coding sequence CACAGAGATATCTATCAAGCTGCGCTGCGTCTCCACGCCCAAGGTAAACCTACAGATTTGCTGTCAGTCACAAGTTGGCTAACTGATAATGAGTTGCTGACCCGCATTGGTGGTAGAAACAAATTAGCCACCTTGGTAGACCGTACAGTCTCAGCTGTGAATATCGATGCCTTAGCAGGGTTGGTGATGGAAAAATACCTGCGACGGCAATTAATTAAAGCTGGCAATGAAATTGTCCATCTCGGTTACGAGACAGAAAAAGAATTACCCATAGTACTAGACCAAGCAGAACAGAAAGTTTTTGGCGTTACTCAAGAACGTCCCCAATCAGGTTTAGTTCACATTGCAGACACCTTAATTAACAACTTCCAAGAAATTGAGGAGCGCAATCAAGGTATTGCCTTGCCTGGTATTCCCTGCGGCTTTTATGATTTAGACGCTATGACTAGTGGATTTCAGCGTTCTGATTTAATCATCGTCGCTGGAAGACCGTCAATGGGAAAAACCGCATTTTGCCTAAACCTAGCTAATAATATCGCGGCTACGATGAAGCTACCTGTTGCTGTTTTCAGTTTAGAAATGTCCAAAGAGCAACTGGTACAACGTTTACTTGCTAGTGAAGCCCAAATTGAAAGCGGCTATCTGCGGAGTGGTCGCCTCAGTCAAACACAATGGGAACCATTAAGCCGGGCGATTAGTATGCTGTCCGAAATGCCCATTTTTATTGATGACACGCCGAATATTACCGTCACCCAAATGCGCTCTCAAGCTAGAAGATTACAAGCCGAACAGGGTGTAGAACTAGGCTTGATAGTGATAGATTATCTGCAATTAATGGAAGGAGGCGGAGATAACCGCGTACAGGAGTTATCTAAAATTACCCGTTCTCTCAAAGGTTTAGCTAGAGAATTATCTGTACCTGTAATAGCTCTATCTCAGCTGAGTCGTGGCGTAGAAGCGCGTACCAACAAGCGTCCTATGTTGTCTGACTTAAGAGAATCAGGTTGTCTAACTGGTGATAGTTTAGTAACTTTAGCGCCGGGCGGTTTACAGATACCAATTAGGGAGTTAGTCGGTAAGTCTGGTTTTGCTATTTGGGCTTTAAATCAAGCAACATTAAAATTAGAAAAAGCAATAGTCAGCAATGCCTTTTCTACAGGTGTAAAGCCTGTATTTACATTAACAACTCGTAAGGGGTGCAAAATTCGTGCTACAGCTAATCACAAATTCCTGACAATTCATGGCTGGCGTAGATTAGATGAGTTAAGTATTAGACAACATCTATGTTTACCACGGCATATACCCAGTTTTGATAAACAAACCATGACTTATGCTGAAGTGGCATTATTAGGGCATTTAATTGGTGATGGTTGTACATTGCCACGTCATGCCATACAGTACACTACCAGAGAGATAGATTTAGCTGAGAATGTTTTTTTCTTAGCAAAAGAAGTTTTTGGGGATGCAATTACTCCAAGAATTTCCCCTGAACGCAGCTGGTATCAAGTTTATTTGTCTGCAACACAACGCTTAACTCGTAATCTCAGAAATCCTGTAGCAAAATGGCTAGACTCTCTTGGTGTTTTTGGTTTAAGGTCTTACGAAAAATTTGTCCCTCAAGAATTGTTCTCACAACCAATAGAGTTAATATCTTGCTTTCTTAGACATCTGTGGAGTACAGATGGTTCAATTAAATTAGTCGGAGGGAAAAAACCAAGACCTATTGCATATTATGCAACTAGTAGTTACAGATTAGCTGTTGATGTACAAACTCTTTTGTTAAAGCTTGGTATTAATGCGACACTCAAGCTAGTGCCTCAAGTGGGGAAGGGGAGAAATCAGTATCATGTAAAAATAACTGGTAAGCCTGACCTTGATTTATTTATTAAAAAGGTTGGAGCAGTAGGAGAATACAAACTAAATTCACTACAACAAATTTTTGAATATCTAGAAAATTGCATTCACAATACTAATAGAGATATAATCCCCAAAGATGTTTGGAAAAAAATTGTTGTACCTGCAATGCAATCTGTGCAATTAACAACAAGAGAATTGCATTCAAACATTGGCACATCTTATTGTGGCTTGGCGCTTTACAAAGCAAATTTGAGTCGAGAAAGAGCTTTGAAAGTTGCTGAAGTTGTTCAATCTAGTGAATTGCTTACTCTTGCCAAGAGTGATGTTTATTGGGATGAAATAGTTTCAATTGAATATAGTGGCGAGGAAGAAGTGTTTGATTTGACAGTTCCTGGGCTACATAATTTTATTGCTAATAACATTGTTGTTCACAACTCCATTGAGCAGGATGCGGATTTAGTTATTATGTTATACCGTGACGATTACTATAACAGTGATACACCAGATCGCGGCCTGGCAGAAGTCATTGTAGCGAAACACCGCAACGGCCCAACAGGTACAGTAAAACTCCTATTTGACCCACAGTTTACCAAATTTAAAAACTTAGCCAGATCAGGCTATTAA